A stretch of Usitatibacter palustris DNA encodes these proteins:
- a CDS encoding diguanylate cyclase yields the protein MRSTLRVLAGVLCFALLAFAHGARAQLVLSSADDSHELWPHVRLLGDPSRALDPEKAIAAREHFVRPGGAYATLGMGKEIVWLRIPVSIGPGGEGTWFLDIDYALLHQVDIFMVRDGKADRHVKVGNGLPFESRPLRGRTHAVPLEFAPEGTTELLLRVDTFGAKLLPMTLSRLPAFHARALGEQLLQGALGGLALFLILYSLTQWVSMREDLYLKYALLVVCSATFSVHFFGIGEMYIWTDNAWFQTHMAGVSALMAAAATALFIEDALAGDLHPWLRQGLRGVAIVHVVASVAHGFDMIDIRVVAVLMTTTGLAPSLMGLPGALARARRGDEVGAWFMLAWVGYFIASAIMVGVVRGVVDASFWTLHSFQIGATLDMLVFLRIASLRTAARHRAAQRAAQERDTLHSLAHSDPLTGLLNRRGFDEALLTALERAAPERAVALYVLDLDGFKGINDRFGHDVGDQLLRVVAQRLRGSVRSGDGVARIGGDEFVIIASGFTHESQARDLGLKVLDSFHSPFVFDNQNLRMSVTIGYALAPTDSWKGSELLKAADAAMYAGKQEGKDRLLRIVR from the coding sequence GTGAGATCGACACTGCGCGTCCTCGCCGGCGTGCTGTGCTTCGCGCTCCTCGCCTTCGCCCACGGCGCGCGCGCGCAACTGGTGCTCAGTTCCGCCGACGATTCCCACGAGCTCTGGCCGCACGTTCGCCTGCTCGGCGATCCGTCCCGCGCGCTCGATCCGGAGAAGGCGATCGCCGCGCGCGAGCATTTCGTGCGGCCCGGCGGCGCCTACGCCACGCTCGGCATGGGCAAGGAAATCGTGTGGCTGCGCATCCCGGTCTCGATCGGCCCGGGCGGCGAGGGCACCTGGTTTCTCGACATCGACTACGCGTTGCTCCACCAGGTCGACATCTTCATGGTGCGCGACGGCAAGGCCGACCGGCATGTGAAGGTCGGCAACGGCTTGCCGTTCGAATCGCGGCCCCTGCGCGGCCGAACCCACGCCGTGCCGCTGGAGTTCGCGCCCGAGGGCACGACCGAGCTGCTGCTGCGCGTGGACACCTTCGGCGCGAAGCTGCTGCCGATGACGCTCTCGCGGCTGCCCGCGTTCCACGCGCGCGCGCTGGGCGAACAACTCCTGCAGGGGGCACTCGGCGGCCTCGCGTTGTTCCTGATCCTCTACAGCCTCACGCAGTGGGTGAGCATGCGCGAGGACCTGTACCTCAAGTACGCGCTGCTCGTGGTGTGCAGCGCGACGTTCTCGGTGCACTTCTTCGGGATCGGCGAGATGTACATCTGGACCGACAACGCCTGGTTCCAGACGCACATGGCCGGTGTCTCCGCGCTGATGGCGGCGGCGGCCACGGCGCTCTTCATCGAAGACGCGCTCGCCGGGGATCTCCACCCGTGGCTCCGGCAAGGACTGCGCGGCGTGGCGATCGTGCACGTGGTCGCGTCCGTCGCGCACGGCTTCGACATGATCGACATACGTGTGGTGGCGGTCCTCATGACGACGACGGGCCTCGCGCCTTCGCTGATGGGCCTGCCCGGCGCGCTCGCGCGCGCGCGCCGCGGCGACGAGGTCGGTGCGTGGTTCATGCTCGCGTGGGTCGGATATTTCATCGCGAGCGCGATCATGGTCGGCGTCGTGCGCGGCGTGGTCGACGCGAGCTTCTGGACGCTGCATTCCTTCCAGATCGGCGCCACGCTCGACATGCTCGTGTTCCTGCGGATCGCCTCGCTGCGCACGGCTGCACGCCACCGCGCCGCGCAACGCGCCGCGCAGGAGCGCGACACGCTGCACTCGCTCGCGCATTCGGACCCGCTCACGGGCCTGCTCAACCGGCGCGGCTTCGACGAGGCGCTGCTCACGGCGCTGGAGCGCGCAGCACCGGAGCGTGCGGTTGCGCTCTACGTGCTGGACCTCGACGGCTTCAAGGGCATCAACGACCGCTTCGGCCACGACGTCGGCGACCAGCTGCTGCGCGTGGTGGCCCAACGCCTGCGCGGCTCGGTACGCTCGGGCGATGGCGTCGCGCGCATCGGCGGCGACGAGTTCGTGATCATCGCCTCGGGCTTCACGCACGAATCGCAGGCGCGCGACCTCGGTCTCAAGGTGCTCGATTCCTTCCACTCGCCGTTCGTGTTCGACAACCAGAACCTGCGGATGAGCGTGACGATCGGCTACGCACTCGCGCCGACGGATTCGTGGAAGGGCAGTGAGTTGCTGAAGGCTGCAGATGCCGCGATGTATGCCGGCAAGCAGGAAGGCAAGGACCGGCTGCTGCGGATCGTCCGGTAG
- a CDS encoding oxygenase MpaB family protein, translating into MATQARSIPGEEVLEAHQWIADPHADAAVAAILGPWTGEPPVDRIDALNAAIRSWQDNASVANGQAAAGSAPDVAAALKLYLSVAKSLPEWAEPARIARAEAMFMDQGALSVTVLFCASLPECYVIPDLASVLHATGQLEDRAEHRIRTTGAMIFPVMMRGGLTTPNGAGIAQVLKVRLIHAMIRNLILRGPPDVAVARMRFMDAAAPGGVIPCLGRAQPGDSMHHALFLHGWDLAGRALPNNQEELAYTLLTFSYVYLRSLRRLGIGYPAEAERDYLHAWNVAGHFLGIERALMVDSMEEAEELFARMQARGREHFVKHPLDPDPRPSLGGALMAAMQSVIPDGPLKPFPVLLTRRLMEKASARELGLDGRVSWISKVMFSMLMRTSRVIDAVVRVGFPEFSISRLVTRVIGYRLTCALLMSQTRELSVPGTLRPGIRSLIASWGQDTHAPKWMNAIEDKLTTSGEWKGLGQ; encoded by the coding sequence TTGGCTACACAAGCGCGCTCCATCCCCGGGGAGGAAGTCCTCGAAGCCCACCAGTGGATCGCCGATCCGCATGCCGACGCCGCCGTCGCCGCGATCCTCGGCCCCTGGACCGGTGAGCCGCCCGTCGATCGCATCGACGCCCTCAACGCGGCCATCCGCTCCTGGCAGGACAACGCGTCGGTCGCCAACGGGCAGGCCGCAGCGGGTTCGGCCCCCGACGTCGCCGCGGCGCTGAAGCTTTACCTGAGCGTGGCCAAGTCCCTTCCCGAATGGGCCGAGCCGGCGCGCATCGCGCGGGCCGAGGCGATGTTCATGGACCAGGGCGCGTTGTCGGTGACCGTGCTCTTCTGCGCGAGCCTGCCCGAGTGCTACGTCATTCCCGACCTCGCGTCGGTCCTGCACGCCACGGGCCAGCTCGAGGACCGCGCCGAACACCGCATCCGCACCACCGGCGCGATGATCTTCCCGGTGATGATGCGCGGTGGCCTCACCACCCCCAACGGCGCGGGCATCGCCCAGGTGCTGAAGGTGCGCCTCATCCACGCGATGATCCGCAACCTCATCTTGCGCGGCCCGCCGGACGTGGCGGTGGCGCGCATGCGCTTCATGGATGCGGCCGCGCCCGGGGGCGTCATCCCGTGCCTGGGGCGCGCCCAGCCCGGCGATTCGATGCACCACGCGCTCTTCCTCCACGGCTGGGACCTCGCCGGCCGGGCGCTGCCCAACAACCAGGAAGAGCTCGCCTACACCCTGCTCACGTTCAGCTACGTCTACCTGCGCAGCCTCCGGCGCCTGGGCATCGGTTATCCGGCCGAAGCCGAGCGCGACTACCTTCATGCGTGGAACGTCGCCGGGCACTTCCTCGGCATCGAGCGCGCGCTGATGGTCGACTCGATGGAGGAGGCCGAGGAGCTCTTCGCGCGGATGCAGGCGCGCGGGCGCGAACATTTCGTGAAGCATCCGCTCGACCCCGATCCGCGGCCGAGCCTGGGCGGCGCGCTGATGGCCGCCATGCAATCGGTGATTCCGGACGGCCCGCTCAAGCCGTTCCCCGTGCTCCTCACCCGCCGCCTCATGGAAAAGGCGAGTGCCCGCGAGCTGGGCCTCGATGGCCGCGTGTCGTGGATCTCGAAAGTGATGTTCTCGATGCTGATGAGGACGTCGCGCGTGATCGACGCCGTCGTGCGCGTCGGCTTCCCGGAGTTCTCGATCTCGCGGCTGGTCACGCGCGTGATCGGCTACCGGCTCACCTGCGCGCTGCTCATGAGCCAGACGCGCGAGCTCTCGGTTCCGGGGACGCTTCGCCCGGGCATCCGCTCGCTCATCGCCTCGTGGGGGCAGGACACGCATGCGCCCAAGTGGATGAACGCGATCGAGGACAAGCTCACGACCTCGGGCGAATGGAAGGGTCTCGGGCAGTGA
- a CDS encoding ATP-binding protein, which translates to MIRLLLFGPPTAESGGDSSALAFERRNQLLAYLALKATWVGRAELANLLWPEQESHLAYANLRKTLFRLQKLSWAAHIELQASAVRFEAATDVYAFEAALREGRIADALPLRRGELLAGFDDDQNEAWSSWLGYERHRLRVAWRDAVLARLALEIEPAEAIDLSARLLDSDPLDEAALRSRMSWLARGGQAAAARQAYRDFVTRLAADLGLAPGAELVAMHDALATKNAPAPAPPSAAPDDDGLIGRTVEMRRMGEQLAKADCRLLTLVGAGGAGKTRLARRAVLELASSFSDGATFVALEDVPAASDIGLRLARDLGLTLARGREALEQVIDHLREQRALLVLDNFEHLVAQAPMLERLLAGCPHLKLVVTSRARLALQQEWTLPVEGLPCPEIEDRARLESFDAPRLFIKAARRAGATINPAAEADAIVAICAAVEGLPLALELAATWTRVLGCEAIAAELRQGTEILRAADPAFPARHASIEAVFERSWQLLTPAERDVLGRLSVLRGGFSAEAARVVASASLPVLAALMDNSLLRRDGARIFLHPLVQELAGARITPEDAAQTARSHARYFHRLFSQLRRAIDDGDRDALAFADAEFENFRAAWCWAAEHEPTLLCATTMPFLYYVDHRRRSAEGHALLRDALDFVAAGGDSEITALLLSAFAQLEYRLDRYLDGEATAREALALTHPERDHEARLQCYKTLGVCYLALARYPEAREYLTLALKQSPASIDPRTAAAMLDNLSIVEKETGNHDEALRLALQSLDLHRRIGDQSGVALVLSNLGSKYLARQEWDTANVYLREALALCDRHGFVGTRAYILANMAEVAVGRGDADASDAPIREGLEVARATGNRALVGYLKVFAAIAALLRSDAATARMNLAEALAEGLAIGRRSLQIECVVCFGEVLLSQGEPACALAVLDLAAGDPLTNALQHEEIGRKTNRARAASGDECAPHGLTFEELVHRIVAESPIAHAPLIATLRGYK; encoded by the coding sequence TTGATCCGGCTGCTCCTGTTCGGCCCGCCGACCGCGGAATCCGGCGGCGACTCCTCCGCGCTCGCCTTCGAGCGGCGCAACCAGTTGCTCGCGTACCTCGCGCTCAAGGCCACGTGGGTGGGCCGCGCAGAGCTCGCGAACCTGCTGTGGCCCGAGCAGGAAAGCCATCTTGCGTACGCCAACCTCCGGAAAACCCTCTTTCGCCTGCAGAAGCTGTCGTGGGCCGCGCACATCGAGCTGCAGGCGAGCGCGGTGCGCTTCGAGGCCGCGACCGATGTGTATGCGTTCGAAGCCGCGCTTCGCGAAGGCCGCATCGCCGATGCGCTGCCGTTGCGCCGCGGCGAATTGCTCGCGGGCTTCGACGACGATCAAAACGAAGCGTGGTCGAGCTGGCTCGGCTACGAACGCCATCGCCTGCGCGTAGCGTGGCGCGACGCGGTACTCGCTCGCCTTGCGCTCGAGATCGAGCCCGCCGAGGCGATCGACCTCTCGGCGCGGTTGCTCGACTCCGATCCCCTCGACGAAGCGGCGCTGCGCTCGCGCATGAGCTGGCTCGCGCGCGGCGGGCAAGCCGCCGCGGCCCGGCAGGCCTATCGCGATTTCGTCACGCGCCTCGCGGCCGATCTCGGGCTCGCGCCGGGCGCGGAGTTGGTCGCGATGCACGATGCGCTCGCCACCAAGAACGCGCCGGCTCCGGCGCCACCATCCGCGGCGCCCGACGACGACGGCCTCATCGGCCGCACCGTCGAGATGCGCCGCATGGGCGAGCAGCTGGCGAAGGCCGACTGCCGCTTGCTCACGTTGGTGGGTGCGGGTGGTGCCGGCAAGACCCGCCTCGCCCGCCGCGCCGTGCTCGAGCTCGCGTCCTCGTTTTCCGACGGCGCAACCTTCGTCGCACTCGAGGACGTTCCCGCCGCGAGCGACATCGGCCTGCGCCTCGCGCGTGACCTCGGACTCACCCTCGCCCGCGGCCGTGAAGCGCTCGAACAGGTGATCGATCACCTGCGCGAGCAGCGCGCGCTGCTGGTGCTCGACAACTTCGAGCACCTGGTCGCGCAAGCGCCGATGCTCGAACGCCTGCTCGCCGGATGCCCGCACCTGAAGCTCGTGGTCACCTCGCGGGCCCGGCTCGCGCTGCAGCAGGAATGGACGCTGCCCGTCGAGGGACTGCCCTGCCCCGAGATCGAGGACCGCGCGCGTCTCGAGTCCTTCGATGCGCCGCGACTCTTCATCAAGGCCGCGCGTCGCGCGGGCGCCACGATCAATCCGGCCGCCGAGGCCGACGCGATCGTCGCCATCTGCGCCGCCGTCGAGGGCCTGCCGCTGGCACTCGAGCTCGCGGCCACGTGGACCCGCGTGCTGGGGTGCGAAGCGATTGCGGCGGAGTTGCGCCAGGGCACCGAGATCCTGCGCGCCGCCGATCCGGCCTTCCCCGCGCGCCACGCCAGCATCGAGGCCGTCTTCGAGCGCTCGTGGCAATTGCTCACGCCTGCCGAGCGCGACGTGCTCGGGCGCCTCTCGGTGCTGCGCGGCGGATTCTCGGCGGAGGCCGCGCGCGTGGTCGCGTCGGCATCGCTGCCGGTGCTCGCCGCGCTCATGGACAACTCGCTGCTGCGACGCGATGGCGCGCGCATCTTCCTGCATCCGCTGGTGCAGGAGCTCGCCGGCGCGCGCATCACGCCCGAGGATGCAGCGCAGACCGCGCGGTCGCACGCCCGGTATTTCCACCGCCTCTTCAGCCAGCTGCGGCGCGCGATCGACGACGGCGACCGCGATGCGCTGGCCTTCGCCGATGCCGAGTTCGAAAACTTCCGCGCGGCCTGGTGCTGGGCGGCGGAGCACGAGCCCACCTTGCTCTGCGCGACCACGATGCCGTTCCTCTATTACGTCGATCATCGCCGGCGCAGCGCGGAAGGCCATGCGCTGCTGCGCGATGCCCTCGACTTCGTCGCGGCCGGTGGGGACAGCGAGATCACGGCGCTGCTCCTGAGCGCCTTCGCGCAGCTCGAGTATCGCCTCGACCGGTACCTGGATGGCGAGGCGACCGCGCGGGAGGCGCTCGCGCTCACGCATCCCGAGCGCGATCACGAAGCCCGGTTGCAGTGCTACAAGACACTCGGCGTCTGCTATCTCGCGCTCGCGCGTTACCCGGAAGCACGCGAGTACCTCACGCTCGCATTGAAGCAGTCGCCCGCGAGCATCGATCCGCGCACGGCCGCGGCGATGCTCGACAACCTGTCCATCGTCGAGAAGGAAACCGGCAACCACGACGAGGCGCTGCGCCTGGCGCTGCAGTCGCTCGACCTGCACCGGCGAATCGGCGACCAGAGCGGTGTCGCGCTGGTCCTGAGCAACCTCGGCTCGAAGTACCTCGCGCGGCAGGAGTGGGACACCGCCAACGTCTACCTGCGCGAAGCGCTCGCGCTCTGCGATCGCCACGGCTTCGTCGGCACGCGCGCCTACATCCTCGCGAACATGGCCGAGGTGGCGGTCGGCCGCGGAGATGCCGATGCGTCGGACGCGCCCATTCGCGAAGGGCTGGAGGTGGCGCGGGCAACGGGCAACCGGGCGCTGGTCGGATACCTCAAGGTCTTCGCCGCGATCGCCGCGCTGCTCCGATCGGACGCGGCAACGGCACGCATGAACCTCGCCGAGGCACTCGCGGAAGGGCTCGCGATCGGCCGGCGCAGCCTTCAGATCGAGTGCGTAGTGTGCTTCGGCGAGGTGCTGCTTTCGCAGGGGGAACCGGCCTGCGCGCTCGCCGTGCTCGACCTCGCAGCCGGCGACCCGCTCACCAACGCGCTGCAGCACGAGGAAATCGGCCGCAAGACCAACCGTGCCCGCGCCGCCTCGGGCGACGAGTGCGCGCCGCACGGCCTCACCTTCGAAGAGCTGGTCCACCGGATCGTGGCCGAGAGCCCGATCGCCCACGCCCCCCTGATCGCCACCCTGCGCGGATACAAATAA
- a CDS encoding ABC transporter substrate-binding protein: MATIRSVAALLVLVLTGSVNAATFRWSSQGDYLSADPHAQNEGLNNNMNDEIFERLTDRARDLTMIPGLATSWEAVSPTIWRFKLREGVKFHDGTPFTADDVVFSLARANLPSSNFKVYAAQVGKARRIDAHTVEIELPKPTPAAVFLDSLNTVRIMSKAWCEKHGATKPQDFKTGEETYASRNANGTGPFTLVKRETEVSTVLKKNPNWWGIAAKRFDSNVDEIVYRPIKSDATRMAALLSGELDLVLDPSLQDIPRMKTDPKLRVIEGAENRVIFFVMDQSRDELKYSNIKGANPLKDLRVRQALYAAIDIDAIQRQVMRGQSRPTGAMVPTAARSFPALEPRLLPHDPALARKLLAEAGYPNGFELQLLCPNNRYVNDERICVAVAAMFAKVGVKASVNGMPRAQFFQKVDNFDLSMHLYGWGGPATDPGFTLTPVLHSRDGTRGDFNSGRQSDPELDRLIEAVEVELDATKRSALMLQALMRVREKVYTIPLHRQIIPWAVRANVNVVHRADNVVTATWVRIAP; encoded by the coding sequence ATGGCGACTATCCGTAGTGTAGCTGCGCTCCTCGTTCTCGTCCTAACAGGAAGTGTTAACGCCGCGACGTTCCGCTGGTCGTCGCAGGGGGACTACCTGTCGGCGGACCCGCACGCCCAGAACGAGGGCCTCAACAACAACATGAACGACGAGATCTTCGAGCGCCTGACCGACCGCGCCAGGGACCTCACGATGATCCCGGGGCTCGCGACCTCGTGGGAGGCGGTGAGCCCCACGATCTGGCGCTTCAAGCTGCGCGAAGGCGTGAAGTTCCACGATGGCACCCCCTTCACGGCCGATGACGTGGTCTTCTCCCTCGCCCGCGCCAACCTCCCCAGCTCCAATTTCAAGGTGTACGCCGCCCAGGTCGGCAAGGCCAGGCGGATCGACGCCCACACGGTCGAGATCGAGCTGCCCAAGCCCACCCCGGCCGCCGTGTTCCTCGACAGCCTCAATACGGTGCGCATCATGAGCAAGGCCTGGTGCGAGAAGCACGGCGCGACCAAGCCCCAGGACTTCAAGACGGGCGAGGAGACCTACGCCTCGCGCAACGCGAACGGCACGGGCCCCTTCACGCTGGTCAAGCGCGAAACCGAGGTCTCGACCGTGCTGAAGAAGAACCCGAACTGGTGGGGCATCGCCGCCAAGCGCTTCGACAGCAACGTCGACGAGATCGTCTACCGCCCGATCAAGTCGGACGCCACGCGCATGGCCGCCCTGCTCTCGGGCGAGCTCGACCTCGTGCTCGACCCGTCGCTGCAGGACATCCCGCGCATGAAGACCGACCCGAAGCTGCGCGTGATCGAAGGCGCGGAGAACCGCGTCATCTTCTTCGTGATGGACCAGTCGCGCGACGAGCTCAAGTACTCGAACATCAAGGGCGCGAACCCGCTGAAGGATCTCCGCGTGCGCCAGGCGCTCTACGCCGCGATCGACATCGACGCGATCCAGCGCCAGGTGATGCGCGGCCAGTCGCGGCCGACGGGCGCGATGGTGCCCACCGCCGCGCGCAGCTTCCCCGCGCTCGAGCCGCGCCTGCTTCCCCATGACCCGGCGCTCGCGAGGAAGCTGCTCGCCGAAGCGGGCTACCCGAACGGCTTCGAGCTGCAGCTCCTCTGCCCGAACAACCGCTACGTGAACGACGAGCGCATCTGTGTCGCCGTCGCGGCGATGTTCGCGAAGGTCGGCGTGAAGGCGAGCGTGAACGGGATGCCGCGCGCGCAATTCTTCCAGAAGGTCGACAACTTCGACCTCTCGATGCACCTCTATGGCTGGGGCGGACCCGCGACCGACCCGGGCTTCACGCTCACCCCGGTGCTCCACTCGCGCGATGGGACGCGCGGCGACTTCAACTCCGGGCGCCAGTCCGACCCCGAGCTCGACCGGCTGATCGAAGCGGTCGAAGTCGAGCTCGATGCGACCAAACGCTCGGCGCTCATGCTGCAGGCGCTCATGCGCGTCCGTGAAAAGGTCTACACCATTCCGCTCCACCGCCAGATCATTCCCTGGGCCGTTCGCGCGAACGTGAACGTCGTGCACCGCGCCGACAACGTCGTCACGGCGACGTGGGTGCGGATCGCGCCTTGA
- a CDS encoding ABC transporter substrate-binding protein — protein sequence MRRPFCLVASLLIAVVPLANAKTLRWSSQGDYLTADPMAQNEILTNSINGHVYEGLLTRGKKLELLPALAVSWKQVSPTVWVFNLRKGVKWHDGSDFTADDVVFSIKRNQGPSSNFRVYGNAAGEPKKIDDHTVELTTKVPNPVMLQMLSNSVFIMNKAWCEKHKVEKSQDFTKQEESYAARNAMGTGPYVLVSRDPDVKSVFKKNPNWWGLKEKGYWDGNVDDIIYTPVKEPGTRMAALLAGNLDFVLDPSVQDVEKLKKDKDVKVYEGKENRIVFMGFDQARDELLYSNVKGKNPFKDKRVRQAFYQAIDVDAIHKTVMRGLSAPTAVNLPNPTIMGIPASMDKRYPYDVAAAKKLLTEAGYPNGFDLTIDCPNNRYINDEKICVAIAGMLAKIGVNAKVNAIPRSQYFPKAQRLEVSMYMLGWGGATTDAWFTLQPVLHSRNDKGDGDYNWGNYKDPVFDAMIEDITGDMDAKRRQETIIKAMKYHHDNIFHIPLHVQVIPWASRANVTVIHRADNWLQATWVTIK from the coding sequence ATGCGTCGCCCCTTTTGCCTCGTTGCCTCCCTCCTGATCGCGGTCGTACCGCTCGCGAACGCCAAGACCCTGCGCTGGTCGAGCCAGGGCGACTACCTCACCGCCGATCCGATGGCGCAGAACGAGATCCTGACCAACTCCATCAACGGCCACGTCTACGAAGGCCTGCTCACGCGCGGCAAGAAACTCGAGCTGCTGCCCGCGCTCGCGGTGAGCTGGAAGCAGGTGAGCCCGACGGTGTGGGTGTTCAACCTGAGGAAGGGCGTGAAGTGGCACGACGGCAGCGACTTCACCGCCGACGACGTCGTGTTCTCGATCAAGCGCAACCAGGGTCCGAGCTCCAACTTCCGCGTCTACGGCAATGCCGCCGGCGAGCCGAAAAAGATCGACGACCACACGGTCGAGCTCACGACAAAGGTTCCGAACCCCGTGATGCTCCAGATGCTCTCCAACAGCGTCTTCATCATGAACAAGGCCTGGTGCGAGAAGCACAAGGTCGAGAAGAGCCAGGACTTCACGAAACAAGAGGAGTCGTACGCCGCCCGCAACGCGATGGGCACGGGCCCGTACGTCCTGGTGTCGCGCGATCCCGACGTGAAGAGCGTCTTCAAGAAGAATCCGAACTGGTGGGGCCTCAAGGAAAAGGGCTACTGGGACGGCAACGTCGACGACATCATCTACACGCCGGTGAAGGAACCCGGAACGCGCATGGCGGCACTCCTCGCGGGCAACCTCGACTTCGTGCTCGATCCTTCGGTGCAGGACGTCGAGAAGCTCAAGAAGGACAAGGACGTGAAGGTCTATGAAGGCAAGGAGAACCGCATCGTCTTCATGGGATTCGACCAGGCGCGCGACGAGTTGCTCTACTCCAACGTGAAGGGCAAGAACCCCTTCAAGGACAAGCGCGTTCGCCAGGCGTTCTACCAGGCGATCGACGTGGATGCGATCCACAAGACCGTGATGCGCGGCCTCTCCGCGCCCACCGCGGTCAACCTGCCCAATCCGACGATCATGGGAATCCCCGCGTCGATGGACAAGCGCTATCCCTACGACGTTGCCGCTGCCAAGAAGCTGCTCACGGAAGCGGGTTATCCGAACGGGTTCGACCTCACGATCGATTGCCCGAACAACCGCTACATCAACGACGAGAAGATCTGTGTCGCGATCGCGGGCATGCTCGCGAAGATCGGCGTGAACGCGAAGGTGAACGCCATCCCGCGCTCGCAGTACTTCCCGAAGGCGCAGCGCCTGGAAGTCAGCATGTACATGCTCGGCTGGGGCGGGGCGACGACGGACGCGTGGTTCACGCTGCAGCCGGTGCTCCACAGCCGCAACGACAAGGGCGACGGCGACTACAACTGGGGCAACTACAAGGATCCGGTGTTCGACGCGATGATCGAGGACATCACCGGCGACATGGATGCCAAGCGCCGCCAGGAGACGATCATCAAGGCGATGAAGTATCACCACGACAACATCTTCCACATCCCGCTCCACGTGCAGGTGATTCCCTGGGCCTCGCGCGCGAACGTGACGGTGATCCACCGCGCCGACAACTGGCTTCAGGCGACGTGGGTGACGATCAAGTGA